The following coding sequences lie in one Carassius gibelio isolate Cgi1373 ecotype wild population from Czech Republic chromosome A17, carGib1.2-hapl.c, whole genome shotgun sequence genomic window:
- the LOC127933454 gene encoding calmodulin-1, with protein sequence MADQLTEEQIAEFKEAFSLFDKDGDGTITTKELGTVMRSLGQNPTEAELQDMINEVDADGNGTIDFPEFLTMMARKMKDTDSEEEIREAFRVFDKDGNGYISAAELRHVMTNLGEKLTDEEVDEMIREADIDGDGQVNYEEFVQMMTAK encoded by the exons ATG GCTGACCAACTCACCGAGGAGCAAATTGCTG AGTTTAAGGAGGCGTTCTCCTTGTTTGATAAGGATGGTGATGGTACCATTACAACCAAAGAACTGGGCACAGTGATGCGCTCGCTCGGGCAGAACCCCACGGAGGCTGAACTGCAGGACATGATCAACGAGGTGGATGCTGATG GTAATGGAACCATCGACTTTCCCGAGTTTCTGACAATGATGGCACGGAAAATGAAAGACACAGACAGTGAGGAGGAGATCCGCGAGGCTTTCCGAGTGTTTGACAAG GATGGGAACGGCTACATCAGCGCAGCAGAGCTTCGCCACGTCATGACAAACCTGGGTGAGAAGCTAACGGATGAAGAGGTGGACGAAATGATCAGAGAAGCTGACATCGACGGCGACGGTCAGGTCAATTACGAAG AATTTGTACAAATGATGACGGCAAAGTGA